A window of the Vigna angularis cultivar LongXiaoDou No.4 chromosome 3, ASM1680809v1, whole genome shotgun sequence genome harbors these coding sequences:
- the LOC108321953 gene encoding malate dehydrogenase [NADP], chloroplastic has protein sequence MAVTHFNPTCSKPRLHSSQLSFLSRTLPIHRHCSFAPLHRTQHARISCSVAPNEVQVPAVTTLDPKGKAECYGVFCLTYDLRAEEETRSWKKLINIAVSGAAGMIANHLLFKLASGEVFGPDQPVALKLLGSERSIQALEGVAMELEDSLFPLLREVSIGIDPYEVFQDAEWALLIGAKPRGPGMERADLLDINGQIYAAQGRALNAVASRNVKVIVVGNPCNTNALICLKNAPNIPAKNFHALTRLDENRAKCQLALKAGVFYDKVSNVTIWGNHSTTQVPDFLNAKIDGLPVKEVVKDHRWLEEEFTEKVQKRGGALIQKWGRSSAASTSVSIVDAIRSLVTPTPEGDWFSSGVYSNGNPYGIAEGIVFSMPCRSKGDGDYELVKDVIFDDYLRQRIKKTEAELLAEKRCVAHLTGEGIAVCDLPGDTMLPGEM, from the exons ATGGCTGTGACACACTTCAACCCCACTTGCTCAAAACCCCGTCTTCACTCATCCCAGCTCTCTTTCCTATCAAGGACTCTCCCCATACACCGCCACTGTTCTTTTGCGCCACTTCATAGAACTCAACATGCTAGGATTTCCTGCTCTGTTGCCCCGAA TGAAGTGCAGGTGCCAGCTGTGACAACCCTGGATCCTAAGGGTAAGGCTGAGTGCTATGGTGTCTTCTGCCTTACCTATGATTTGAGGGCT GAAGAAGAGACAAGATCCTGgaagaaattaattaacattGCAGTGTCAGGTGCTGCTGGAATGATTGCAAATCATCTACTTTTCAAA CTTGCATCTGGTGAAGTTTTTGGTCCTGATCAACCTGTTGCTCTCAAGTTACTGGGATCAGAACGGTCAATCCAAGCTCTTGAAG GTGTTGCAATGGAACTGGAGGACTCTTTGTTTCCTTTGTTAAGGGAGGTGAGTATTGGTATTGATCCTTATGAAGTGTTCCAAGATGCAGAATGGGCTCTGCTAATAGGTGCAAAGCCTCGAGGACCTGGAATGGAGCGAGCAGACTTGTTAGACATAAATGGACAGATTTATGCAGCGCAG GGAAGAGCACTAAATGCCGTGGCCTCCCGCAATGTCAAAGTTATAGTAGTGGGAAACCCTTGCAATACAAA TGCATTAATATGCTTGAAGAATGCTCCTAACATTCCTGCAAAAAATTTCCATGCTTTGACTCGCTTAGACGAGAACAGAGCAAAATGTCAG CTAGCCCTCAAGGCAGGTGTCTTCTATGATAAAGTGTCAAATGTGACAATATGGGGAAACCACTCAACTACTCAG GTCCCCGACTTCTTAAATGCTAAAATTGATGGTTTGCCAGTCAAAGAGGTGGTTAAGGATCATAGGTGGTTGGAGGAAGAGTTCACTGAAAAGGTTCAAAAG AGAGGTGGTGCACTTATTCAAAAATGGGGAAGATCATCGGCAGCATCAACTTCTGTATCAATTGTTGATGCCATCCGATCTTTAGTAACTCCTACTCCTGAGGGTGATTGGTTTTCTTCTGGT GTATATAGCAATGGAAATCCTTATGGAATAGCTGAGGGTATTGTTTTCAGTATGCCATGTCGATCAAAG GGCGATGGTGATTACGAACTTGTGAAGGATGTCATATTTGATGACTACCTCCGGCAGCGGATAAAAAAG ACTGAAGCTGAGTTGTTGGCTGAGAAGAGATGTGTGGCTCACCTAACGGGCGAG GGAATTGCTGTTTGTGATCTACCTGGTGATACCATGCTCCCAGGAGAAATGTAA